The following are from one region of the Sandaracinus amylolyticus genome:
- a CDS encoding M48 family metallopeptidase translates to MGSEAIEAVRAALPAWVGIGALVWVPLAALVSCVGAYLGVSLALLAVRGMPEDAHWTERARRAWPARVLASSAPMLSAIVLGVTAGMLAGPLSYLRGGPLGVLVGIAAFAGAYPQLGRVERRIGRRVVSLRERLAGQAFVFLAMYPHVLIVLIGGALIPAEPVPAAIVAVVILAMLVAVALGAGLRVAVALGLARPADARITAIVDACVEKVGVRAKRTWIVRWPMVNALAFPRTGELAFTEPAVRDLSDEEIAGVTAHELGHLGEPRSVVLARSVALVALYPIALIRPLMHAFGHGDALRGVLVLLCLVLVALIVSRIVQRIARRMEERADAIAHAHEEDAGSYARALERIYELNLAPAVTRVAKPVHPHLYDRLVGAGLTPSYPRPAPPPRAAQTIGTLALLFVITSGSVGWTTALTLAEPDEGPPPGWIVALRGGAISDLGAMAFQRWDAGDLEGALPFYRALTELEPDVAFWPLESARLASWLDRCDEARAALEVGRSRVETIDPAAEGLEVSIAAVEACFARRGLAR, encoded by the coding sequence TTGGGCTCCGAGGCGATCGAAGCGGTTCGCGCCGCCCTGCCCGCTTGGGTCGGGATCGGCGCGCTGGTGTGGGTGCCGCTCGCGGCGCTCGTGTCGTGCGTGGGCGCGTACCTCGGCGTGTCGCTGGCGTTGCTCGCGGTGCGCGGGATGCCCGAGGACGCGCACTGGACCGAGCGCGCGCGGCGCGCGTGGCCGGCGCGCGTGCTCGCATCGAGTGCGCCGATGCTCTCGGCGATCGTGCTCGGCGTCACCGCAGGCATGCTCGCGGGGCCGCTCTCCTACCTCCGCGGCGGTCCGCTCGGCGTGCTCGTCGGGATCGCGGCGTTCGCGGGCGCGTACCCGCAGCTCGGTCGCGTGGAGCGCCGGATCGGGAGGCGCGTGGTGTCGCTGCGCGAGCGGCTCGCGGGACAGGCGTTCGTGTTCCTCGCGATGTACCCGCACGTGCTGATCGTGCTGATCGGCGGTGCGCTCATCCCCGCCGAGCCGGTGCCCGCCGCGATCGTCGCGGTGGTGATCCTCGCGATGCTCGTGGCGGTCGCGCTCGGCGCGGGGCTGCGCGTCGCGGTCGCGCTCGGGCTCGCGCGTCCTGCCGACGCGCGGATCACCGCGATCGTCGATGCGTGCGTCGAGAAGGTCGGCGTCCGCGCGAAGCGCACGTGGATCGTGCGCTGGCCGATGGTCAACGCGCTCGCGTTCCCGCGCACCGGCGAGCTCGCGTTCACCGAGCCCGCGGTGCGCGATCTGAGCGACGAGGAGATCGCCGGCGTGACCGCGCACGAGCTCGGGCACCTCGGGGAGCCGCGCAGCGTGGTGCTCGCGCGCTCGGTCGCGCTCGTCGCGCTCTATCCGATCGCGCTGATCCGCCCGCTGATGCACGCGTTCGGGCACGGCGACGCGCTCCGCGGCGTGCTCGTGCTGCTCTGCCTGGTGCTCGTCGCGCTGATCGTGAGCCGCATCGTGCAGCGCATCGCGCGCCGCATGGAGGAGCGCGCCGACGCGATCGCGCACGCGCACGAAGAGGACGCGGGCAGCTACGCGCGCGCGCTCGAGCGCATCTACGAGCTGAACCTCGCGCCCGCGGTGACGCGCGTCGCGAAGCCGGTGCATCCGCACCTCTACGATCGGCTCGTCGGCGCGGGGCTCACACCGAGCTATCCGCGGCCCGCACCACCACCGCGCGCCGCGCAGACGATCGGCACGCTCGCGCTGCTCTTCGTGATCACGAGCGGGAGCGTCGGGTGGACCACCGCGCTCACGCTCGCCGAGCCCGACGAAGGCCCGCCGCCTGGTTGGATCGTCGCGCTGCGCGGCGGTGCGATCTCCGACCTCGGCGCGATGGCCTTCCAGCGCTGGGATGCGGGCGACCTCGAAGGTGCGCTGCCCTTCTATCGCGCGCTGACCGAGCTCGAGCCCGACGTCGCGTTCTGGCCGCTCGAGAGCGCGCGGCTCGCGTCGTGGCTCGATCGCTGCGACGAGGCGCGCGCCGCGCTCGAGGTCGGTCGATCACGCGTCGAGACGATCGATCCCGCTGCCGAGGGGCTCGAGGTCTCGATCGCCGCCGTCGAGGCGTGCTTCGCGCGGCGCGGGCTCGCGCGGTAG
- a CDS encoding 3-deoxy-7-phosphoheptulonate synthase class II produces MTGSKRDATAPTISTTPRGWHPDSWRDHPVAQGINYPDPAKLAAAVETLRNMPPLVTSWEIERLKKHLADAQEGRRFILQGGDCAETLADTRPRVISAKLKILMQMSLVLVHGSMKPVVRIGRIAGQYAKPRSQPTERGKLADGREVELPNYFGDLVNRAEFTPEARAADPQLLLAGYQHAALTLNFVRSLTEGGFADLHHPEQWDLAFFENAVLPGTLREEYQRTSRQLSEALRFMEALGEKTIDDLTRVEFYTSHEGLNLEYESAQTRTVPRRDQWYDLTTHLPWIGERTRQLDGAHVEFFRGIANPVGVKISASAKPDEVLRLIEMLSPDDEPGKIVLITRMGVRRAADALPGLLSAIKASGRRVLWICDPMHGNTQTTSSGRKTRDFGDILREIEITMDAHAAAGTVMGGVHFELTGEDVTECVGGAAGITEGDLEMNYATACDPRLNYRQALEMAFSIARKLRNR; encoded by the coding sequence ATGACCGGCAGCAAGCGCGACGCGACCGCCCCGACGATCTCCACGACCCCGCGGGGTTGGCACCCCGACTCGTGGCGTGATCACCCCGTCGCGCAGGGCATCAACTACCCGGATCCGGCGAAGCTCGCGGCCGCGGTCGAGACGCTGCGCAACATGCCGCCGCTCGTGACGTCGTGGGAGATCGAGCGCCTCAAGAAGCACCTCGCCGACGCGCAGGAGGGACGCCGCTTCATCCTGCAGGGCGGCGACTGCGCCGAGACGCTCGCGGACACGCGACCGCGCGTGATCAGCGCGAAGCTGAAGATCCTGATGCAGATGTCGCTGGTGCTGGTGCACGGCTCGATGAAGCCGGTGGTCCGGATCGGGCGCATCGCGGGGCAGTACGCGAAGCCGCGCAGCCAGCCGACCGAGCGCGGCAAGCTCGCGGACGGACGCGAGGTCGAGCTGCCGAACTACTTCGGGGATCTCGTGAACCGCGCGGAGTTCACGCCCGAGGCGCGCGCGGCGGATCCGCAGCTGCTCCTCGCGGGCTACCAGCACGCCGCGCTCACGCTGAACTTCGTGCGCTCGCTGACCGAAGGTGGCTTCGCGGACCTCCACCACCCGGAGCAGTGGGACCTCGCGTTCTTCGAGAACGCGGTGCTCCCCGGGACGCTGCGCGAGGAGTACCAGCGCACGAGCCGTCAGCTCTCCGAGGCGCTGCGCTTCATGGAGGCGCTCGGCGAGAAGACGATCGACGACCTCACGCGCGTCGAGTTCTACACGAGCCACGAGGGCTTGAACCTCGAGTACGAGTCGGCGCAGACGCGCACCGTCCCGCGCCGCGATCAGTGGTACGACCTCACGACACACCTTCCGTGGATCGGCGAGCGCACGCGTCAGCTCGACGGCGCGCACGTCGAGTTCTTCCGCGGCATCGCGAACCCGGTGGGCGTGAAGATCAGCGCGAGCGCGAAGCCCGACGAGGTGCTGAGGCTGATCGAGATGCTCAGCCCCGACGACGAGCCCGGCAAGATCGTGCTCATCACGCGCATGGGCGTGCGGCGCGCGGCGGACGCGCTGCCGGGGCTGCTCTCGGCGATCAAGGCGTCGGGACGTCGCGTCCTGTGGATCTGCGATCCGATGCACGGCAACACGCAGACGACGTCGAGCGGGCGCAAGACCCGCGACTTCGGCGACATCCTGCGCGAGATCGAGATCACGATGGATGCGCACGCGGCCGCGGGCACCGTGATGGGCGGCGTGCACTTCGAGCTGACGGGCGAGGACGTGACCGAGTGCGTCGGCGGCGCGGCGGGCATCACCGAGGGCGACCTCGAGATGAACTACGCGACGGCGTGCGACCCGCGGCTCAACTATCGCCAGGCGCTCGAGATGGCGTTCTCGATCGCGCGCAAGCTGCGCAACCGCTAG
- a CDS encoding rhomboid family intramembrane serine protease: MVLPPQGPPPGGPAPRPIGEPSFDEPRAPTPRATADREKPRASGEERPFVTVAVVVANVLVMVLMIASGVGAMAPTAESLLGWGANFGPYTLGGQWWRLVTACFVHAGLLHLAFNMYVLWDLGRLTERVYGALGFTLVYLVAGIGGSLASVTINPMGVSVGASGAVFGVAGAFLAFLARNRGRLDPHVFAHLRRSLVTFVLINLALGFTVPGIDMAAHLGGLAMGFLSGLLASPTVTRQGPQRAYWAYPVVGAVGVAMCVLAWLGMPLVR; this comes from the coding sequence ATGGTGCTTCCGCCGCAAGGGCCTCCGCCCGGAGGGCCCGCTCCGCGCCCGATCGGCGAGCCTTCGTTCGACGAGCCTCGCGCGCCGACGCCGCGCGCCACCGCCGACCGCGAGAAGCCGCGCGCCTCGGGCGAAGAGCGCCCCTTCGTCACGGTCGCGGTCGTCGTCGCGAACGTGCTCGTGATGGTCCTGATGATCGCGAGCGGCGTGGGCGCGATGGCGCCCACCGCGGAGTCGCTGCTCGGCTGGGGCGCGAACTTCGGTCCCTACACGCTGGGTGGTCAGTGGTGGCGCCTCGTCACCGCGTGCTTCGTGCACGCCGGGCTGCTCCACCTCGCGTTCAACATGTACGTGCTCTGGGATCTCGGGCGGCTCACCGAGCGCGTCTACGGCGCGCTCGGGTTCACGCTCGTCTATCTCGTCGCGGGCATCGGCGGCAGCCTCGCGAGCGTCACGATCAATCCGATGGGCGTGAGCGTCGGCGCGTCGGGCGCGGTGTTCGGCGTCGCGGGCGCGTTCCTCGCGTTCCTCGCGCGCAACCGCGGGCGCCTCGATCCGCACGTGTTCGCGCACCTGCGCCGCAGCCTCGTCACGTTCGTGCTCATCAACCTCGCGCTCGGCTTCACGGTGCCGGGGATCGACATGGCCGCGCACCTCGGCGGTCTCGCGATGGGCTTCCTCAGCGGCCTGCTCGCCTCGCCCACCGTCACGCGGCAGGGCCCGCAGCGCGCGTACTGGGCGTACCCGGTGGTCGGCGCGGTCGGCGTCGCGATGTGCGTGCTCGCGTGGCTCGGCATGCCGCTCGTGCGGTGA
- a CDS encoding LysR family transcriptional regulator yields MLTAAPELAGIDLNLLVVLDALLAERNVTRAARRLGLTQPSTSHALSRLRDLLGDPLLVRVGRAMHTTPRADALAPALARTLADVRRLLQVEPAFDPATSQRAFTIACPDLLAPQVPAIVARMQREAPRCGLELRPPIAGDDATVLGAGGVDLALAPAPREGTGLVQRALGTVSWGVLARRGHPALRRRTITREAWLAYPHVVVRTGSASPSAVGVAIERLGLERRVGLVVPGFLLVPRVVASTDMLAAVPRELVVDVAREMDLVVTDVPIPIGAIPVAALWHERFHADEGHRWMRGVVVQELTRALRP; encoded by the coding sequence ATGCTCACCGCCGCGCCGGAGCTCGCCGGGATCGATCTGAACCTGCTCGTCGTGCTCGATGCGCTGCTCGCCGAGCGCAACGTGACGCGCGCCGCGCGCCGGCTCGGGCTCACCCAGCCGAGCACGAGCCACGCGCTCTCGCGACTCCGCGATCTCCTCGGCGACCCGCTGCTCGTGCGCGTGGGACGCGCGATGCACACGACCCCGCGCGCCGATGCGCTCGCACCCGCGCTGGCGCGCACCCTCGCCGACGTGCGGAGGCTGCTGCAGGTCGAGCCCGCGTTCGATCCTGCGACGTCGCAGCGCGCGTTCACCATCGCGTGCCCGGATCTCCTCGCGCCGCAGGTGCCCGCGATCGTCGCGCGCATGCAGCGCGAGGCGCCGCGCTGTGGGCTCGAGCTCCGACCGCCGATCGCGGGCGACGACGCGACGGTGCTCGGCGCGGGCGGCGTCGATCTCGCGCTCGCGCCGGCGCCGCGCGAGGGCACGGGCCTCGTGCAGCGCGCGCTCGGCACGGTGAGCTGGGGCGTGCTCGCGCGACGCGGTCACCCTGCCCTGCGGCGTCGGACGATCACGCGCGAGGCGTGGCTCGCGTATCCGCACGTCGTGGTGCGCACCGGCAGCGCGTCGCCGAGCGCGGTGGGCGTCGCGATCGAGCGGCTCGGGCTCGAGCGGCGGGTGGGGCTCGTCGTGCCGGGGTTCCTGCTGGTGCCGCGGGTCGTCGCGTCGACCGACATGCTCGCCGCGGTGCCGCGCGAGCTCGTGGTCGATGTCGCGCGCGAGATGGATCTGGTGGTGACCGACGTGCCGATCCCGATTGGCGCGATCCCCGTCGCAGCGCTCTGGCACGAGCGCTTCCACGCGGACGAGGGGCATCGCTGGATGCGCGGCGTGGTCGTCCAGGAGCTCACGCGCGCGCTGCGCCCGTGA
- a CDS encoding NAD-dependent epimerase/dehydratase family protein gives MRVFVTGASGFVGGHLVEHLVRKGHDVRAMARSDRSAELVRRCGATPVRCDLDDVRAEHLAGEGAVIHAAARAEEWGTKEESERANVEGTTRVLEAARAAGVRRFVHVGTEAAIFAGRDLIDVDERAPYPTSSPYLYGITKAEAERRVLAASAPGFETLSIRPRLVWGPRDTSVLPAVLRMAETGRFAWLDGGRVRTSVTHVRNIAHALELALTRGRPGQAYFIADHEQHTVRDFLAQLVDAAAGVDLGTRNMPSSIARPLARVVESIWRALHLRSTPPMTRFAIDMMSSTVTVSTKKAREELGYAPIVTYQEGLAELRAERTTRRPTTSTASVPAS, from the coding sequence ATGCGCGTCTTCGTCACCGGAGCTTCGGGGTTCGTGGGTGGTCACCTGGTCGAGCACCTCGTGCGGAAGGGCCACGACGTGCGCGCGATGGCGCGCTCGGATCGCAGCGCCGAGCTGGTGCGTCGCTGCGGCGCGACGCCGGTCCGCTGCGATCTCGACGACGTCCGCGCCGAGCACCTCGCGGGCGAAGGCGCGGTGATCCACGCGGCCGCGCGCGCCGAGGAGTGGGGCACGAAGGAGGAGTCCGAGCGCGCGAACGTCGAGGGCACGACGCGGGTGCTCGAGGCTGCGCGGGCCGCGGGCGTGCGCCGCTTCGTGCACGTCGGCACCGAGGCGGCGATCTTCGCGGGTCGCGATCTGATCGACGTGGACGAGCGCGCGCCGTACCCGACGTCGAGCCCGTACCTCTACGGCATCACGAAGGCCGAGGCCGAGCGTCGCGTGCTCGCCGCGAGCGCGCCCGGCTTCGAGACGCTCTCGATCCGGCCGCGCCTCGTGTGGGGCCCGCGCGACACGAGCGTGCTCCCGGCGGTGCTGCGCATGGCCGAGACCGGTCGCTTCGCGTGGCTCGACGGAGGCCGCGTGCGCACGTCGGTCACGCACGTGCGCAACATCGCGCACGCCCTCGAGCTCGCGCTCACGAGAGGCCGCCCCGGGCAGGCGTACTTCATCGCCGACCACGAGCAGCACACGGTGCGCGACTTCCTCGCCCAGCTCGTCGATGCCGCGGCAGGCGTCGACCTCGGCACGCGCAACATGCCGTCGTCGATCGCGCGTCCGCTCGCGCGCGTCGTCGAGTCCATCTGGCGCGCGCTCCACCTCCGCAGCACGCCCCCGATGACGAGGTTCGCGATCGACATGATGTCGAGCACCGTCACGGTCAGCACGAAGAAGGCCCGCGAAGAGCTCGGCTACGCCCCGATCGTCACGTACCAGGAGGGCCTCGCAGAGCTCCGCGCCGAGCGCACGACGCGACGCCCGACGACGTCGACGGCGAGCGTGCCTGCCTCTTAG
- the thrS gene encoding threonine--tRNA ligase: MGTTTARAVLEAQNALRPDVIAARATIDGREKIVDLLTPLPEGTPIKPIALDHPDALWVIRHSSSHVMADAVQRLFPGTKVAFGPATENGFYYDYDRPGGSFTEDDLRAIETKMAEIIAEDRPFVREEVTVDQARDILSRLGETYKLEHLERLAAMGEQISIYRHGDWVDLCEGPHVPSTKFLKAFQLTTVAGAYWRGDERNPMLQRIYGTAFANEKALRAYLKQLEEAKKRDHRKLGKELELVGFHPWAPASPFFMPRGAMIYTKLVDYVRDLYVRFGYDEVVTPQIFDRELFLTSGHLPAYSENMFLAATRENIEDVVEHLSKEELGSKPDIEKALEEKIRFGIKPMNCPGHCLLYGMQRRSYRELPMRVADFGRLHRFERSGVTQGLTRVRTFCQDDAHIFCTLDQAQGEIESFIDLVYAVYQDFGFAEVRVVIATRPDERLGSDEVWDRAEKALIAGVQAKKLDYSIAEGEGAFYGPKIEFHLKDAIGRSWQLGTMQVDFNLPERFDLTYVGEDNTQHRPVMLHRAILGSIERFMGVLIEHVSGAFPTWLAPEQIALLTVSEKFEPYAREVQQLLQREGFRVKIDLSSDKLGAKIRNARLMRIPFLGVIGEKEVEGRGLAIRSRDEDKDLGFVALDQVIARLRHESRPPSLRPASVGE, translated from the coding sequence ATGGGAACGACGACTGCTCGCGCCGTGCTCGAGGCGCAGAACGCGCTGCGCCCCGACGTGATCGCGGCGCGCGCGACGATCGATGGGCGCGAGAAGATCGTCGACCTCCTCACGCCGCTGCCCGAGGGCACGCCGATCAAGCCGATCGCGCTCGATCACCCCGACGCGCTCTGGGTGATCCGCCACTCGTCGTCGCACGTGATGGCCGACGCGGTGCAGCGGCTCTTCCCGGGCACCAAGGTCGCGTTCGGCCCCGCGACCGAGAACGGCTTCTACTACGACTACGATCGCCCCGGCGGCTCGTTCACCGAGGACGATCTCCGCGCCATCGAGACGAAGATGGCGGAGATCATCGCCGAGGATCGTCCCTTCGTGCGCGAAGAGGTGACGGTCGATCAGGCGCGCGACATCCTCTCTCGCCTCGGCGAGACCTACAAGCTCGAGCACCTCGAGCGCCTCGCCGCGATGGGCGAGCAGATCTCGATCTACCGCCACGGCGACTGGGTCGATCTCTGCGAGGGCCCGCACGTCCCGAGCACGAAGTTCCTCAAGGCGTTCCAGCTCACGACCGTCGCGGGCGCGTACTGGCGCGGCGACGAGCGGAACCCGATGCTCCAGCGCATCTACGGCACCGCCTTCGCGAACGAGAAGGCGCTGCGCGCGTATCTCAAGCAGCTCGAGGAAGCGAAGAAGCGCGACCACCGCAAGCTCGGCAAGGAGCTCGAGCTCGTCGGCTTCCACCCCTGGGCGCCCGCGTCGCCGTTCTTCATGCCGCGCGGCGCGATGATCTACACGAAGCTCGTCGACTACGTGCGCGACCTCTACGTGCGCTTCGGCTACGACGAGGTCGTCACCCCGCAGATCTTCGATCGCGAGCTCTTCCTGACGTCGGGCCACCTGCCCGCGTACTCCGAGAACATGTTCCTCGCCGCGACGCGCGAGAACATCGAGGACGTCGTCGAGCACCTCAGCAAGGAAGAGCTCGGCAGCAAGCCGGACATCGAGAAGGCGCTCGAGGAGAAGATCCGCTTCGGCATCAAGCCGATGAACTGCCCCGGGCACTGCCTGCTCTACGGGATGCAGCGCCGCAGCTACCGCGAGCTCCCGATGCGCGTCGCGGACTTCGGTCGCCTGCACCGCTTCGAGCGCAGCGGCGTCACCCAGGGTCTCACGCGCGTCCGCACGTTCTGCCAGGACGACGCCCACATCTTCTGCACGCTCGACCAGGCGCAGGGCGAGATCGAGTCGTTCATCGATCTCGTGTACGCGGTCTACCAGGACTTCGGCTTCGCCGAGGTGCGCGTGGTGATCGCGACGCGCCCCGACGAGCGACTCGGCTCGGACGAGGTCTGGGATCGCGCCGAGAAGGCGCTGATCGCCGGCGTGCAGGCGAAGAAGCTCGACTACTCGATCGCCGAGGGTGAAGGCGCGTTCTACGGCCCCAAGATCGAGTTCCACTTGAAGGACGCGATCGGACGCAGCTGGCAGCTCGGGACGATGCAGGTCGACTTCAACCTGCCCGAGCGCTTCGACCTCACCTACGTCGGCGAGGACAACACGCAGCATCGCCCCGTGATGCTGCACCGCGCGATCCTCGGCTCGATCGAGCGCTTCATGGGCGTGCTGATCGAGCACGTCTCGGGGGCGTTCCCGACGTGGCTCGCCCCCGAGCAGATCGCGCTGCTCACGGTCAGCGAGAAGTTCGAGCCCTACGCGCGCGAAGTGCAGCAGCTCCTCCAGCGCGAGGGTTTCCGCGTGAAGATCGATCTCTCGAGCGACAAGCTCGGCGCGAAGATCCGCAACGCGCGCCTGATGCGCATCCCCTTCCTCGGCGTGATCGGCGAGAAGGAAGTCGAGGGTCGCGGCCTCGCGATCCGCTCGCGCGACGAGGACAAGGATCTCGGGTTCGTCGCGCTCGATCAGGTGATCGCGCGTCTCCGTCACGAGTCGCGTCCGCCCTCGCTCCGCCCCGCGTCGGTCGGGGAGTGA
- the infC gene encoding translation initiation factor IF-3 has translation MLGVLPTHEALRLAKEKELDLVEVNPKGMPPVCKIMDFGKFKYEEKKKENEAKKRQIQVELKEVKLRPKTDDHDMDVKTRHVRRFLEEGNKVKVTCRFRGREITHPETAERQLIEIIEKTRDIGVIEQTPRMEGKTMTILIAPKPEIRARVAAQAAQAAKKAAERPPAKAVANGQKGANGASTAPVDDDDLDDDEDDDDDDDDDDADDDE, from the coding sequence ATGCTCGGTGTCCTTCCGACCCACGAGGCGCTCCGTCTCGCGAAGGAGAAGGAGCTCGACCTCGTCGAGGTCAACCCGAAGGGCATGCCGCCGGTCTGTAAGATCATGGACTTCGGCAAGTTCAAGTACGAGGAGAAGAAGAAGGAGAACGAGGCCAAGAAGCGGCAGATCCAGGTGGAGCTCAAGGAAGTGAAGCTCCGCCCGAAGACGGATGATCACGACATGGACGTGAAGACCCGTCACGTCCGCCGCTTCCTGGAAGAAGGCAACAAGGTGAAGGTCACGTGCCGCTTCCGCGGTCGCGAGATCACGCACCCCGAGACGGCCGAGCGTCAGCTCATCGAGATCATCGAGAAGACGCGCGACATCGGCGTCATCGAGCAGACCCCCCGCATGGAGGGCAAGACGATGACGATCCTGATCGCGCCGAAGCCCGAGATCCGTGCGCGCGTCGCGGCCCAGGCCGCGCAGGCCGCGAAGAAGGCCGCCGAGCGGCCGCCGGCGAAGGCCGTCGCGAACGGCCAGAAGGGCGCGAACGGCGCGTCCACCGCTCCCGTCGACGACGACGACCTCGATGACGACGAGGATGACGACGACGACGACGACGACGACGACGCAGACGACGACGAGTGA
- a CDS encoding 2-dehydropantoate 2-reductase: MTGTRMRIGILGAGTIGAYLGGRLAAAGHDVVLVGRPRVLDCIAKDGLVLEDLDGSRREALPRCASDSAALRDCEVVLITTKVADLEQAAASILRHASIAIGLQNGVEAPRILRQVLGAPRARAGIVSWNAVWRDERTLRRSTSGPVVIEQRGEDAIVLRVIAALDRAGLPAKGADPIEPVLWSKLLFNLNNAVNAISGVSLADELAQRGWRRVVSACQREGLDALRQAGISPVRLGATMDPRFASRMLLVPDVVFRALAGRVVKIDAAARSSMADDLARGRKTEVAYLQGAIVALGEKVGVPTPVNRRVVDAIHRMERGEPAGVTAEQLLAS, translated from the coding sequence GTGACGGGGACGAGGATGCGCATCGGCATCCTCGGCGCCGGCACGATCGGCGCCTACCTGGGCGGGCGGCTCGCGGCGGCGGGGCACGACGTCGTGCTCGTCGGCAGGCCGCGCGTGCTCGACTGCATCGCGAAGGACGGCCTCGTCCTCGAGGATCTCGACGGCTCGCGACGTGAAGCGCTCCCCCGGTGCGCGAGCGACTCCGCGGCCCTGCGCGACTGCGAGGTCGTGCTGATCACGACGAAGGTGGCGGACCTCGAGCAGGCCGCCGCGTCGATCCTGCGGCACGCCTCGATCGCGATCGGCCTGCAGAACGGCGTCGAAGCACCGCGCATCCTGCGGCAGGTGCTCGGCGCGCCGCGTGCGCGGGCCGGCATCGTGTCGTGGAACGCGGTGTGGCGCGACGAGCGCACGCTGCGTCGCTCGACGAGCGGGCCGGTGGTGATCGAGCAGCGCGGCGAGGACGCGATCGTGCTGCGCGTGATCGCGGCGCTGGACCGCGCGGGCCTTCCCGCGAAGGGCGCCGACCCGATCGAGCCGGTGCTCTGGAGCAAGCTGCTCTTCAATCTGAACAACGCGGTGAACGCGATCAGCGGCGTGTCGCTCGCCGACGAGCTCGCGCAGCGCGGATGGCGCCGCGTGGTCTCGGCGTGCCAGCGCGAGGGGCTCGATGCGCTGCGCCAGGCGGGCATCTCCCCGGTCCGACTGGGCGCTACGATGGACCCTCGCTTCGCGTCGCGGATGCTGCTCGTGCCCGACGTGGTGTTCCGCGCGCTCGCAGGTCGCGTCGTGAAGATCGACGCGGCGGCGCGCAGCTCGATGGCGGACGATCTCGCGCGGGGCCGCAAGACCGAGGTCGCGTACCTGCAGGGCGCGATCGTCGCGCTCGGTGAGAAGGTCGGCGTGCCCACGCCGGTGAACCGTCGCGTGGTGGACGCGATCCACCGCATGGAGCGCGGCGAGCCCGCAGGCGTGACGGCCGAGCAGCTGCTCGCGAGCTGA
- the rpmI gene encoding 50S ribosomal protein L35, translating to MPKMKTHSGTKKRMWLTGSGHVRRGTAGLSHMMRGKSANRLRRLRKNSLISPTHEKMVKRLLPYGRA from the coding sequence ATGCCGAAGATGAAGACCCACAGCGGGACGAAGAAGCGCATGTGGTTGACCGGATCCGGTCACGTGCGCCGCGGCACCGCCGGCCTCAGCCACATGATGCGTGGCAAGAGCGCGAACCGCCTCCGCCGTCTCCGCAAGAACAGCCTCATCTCCCCCACCCACGAGAAGATGGTCAAGCGCCTCCTCCCCTACGGGCGGGCCTGA
- the rplT gene encoding 50S ribosomal protein L20, translating into MPRAKRGFKARRRRNRIFKHAKGFYGARGRIFGDAVEQVRNAWQDAFRARRAKKRDFRRLWIVRINAGARTHGLSYSRLVSSLKKANIALDRKILADLALRDPGAFKAVVDAAR; encoded by the coding sequence ATGCCGCGCGCGAAGAGGGGCTTCAAGGCCCGCCGTCGTCGTAACCGCATCTTCAAGCACGCCAAGGGCTTCTACGGCGCCCGTGGCCGCATCTTCGGCGACGCCGTCGAGCAGGTGCGCAATGCCTGGCAGGACGCGTTCCGCGCTCGTCGCGCGAAGAAGCGCGACTTCCGCCGCCTGTGGATCGTCCGCATCAACGCGGGCGCTCGCACCCACGGCCTCAGCTACTCGCGCCTCGTGTCGTCGCTGAAGAAGGCGAACATCGCGCTCGACCGCAAGATCCTCGCGGATCTCGCGCTGCGCGATCCGGGCGCGTTCAAGGCGGTGGTCGACGCCGCGCGCTGA